A section of the Caballeronia sp. M1242 genome encodes:
- a CDS encoding DUF979 domain-containing protein: MTLTINYLFYLVGIVLVVVAGMILTDKSHPRRLSAGTFWLVYALIFLIGDWLPVSVVGVLVVAMALIAGFGGVTGAKPKMLSEETRRQSAMRLGNKLFVPALTIPVVTVILTLGASHLVFGGKPLIELKNVTLIGFGIGCVIALAVACVMTRDTVGQSMRETRRLIDALSWAAVLPQMLGMLGLVFSDAGVGKAVAHVTTAYVNMDYRLVAVAVYCIGMALFTMVMGNGFAAFPVMTGGVGVPILVGVFHGNPATMVAIGMFSGYCGTLMTPMAANFNIVPAALLELPDKNAVIKVQVPTALTLLIVNIFLLNWLMFI; encoded by the coding sequence ATGACGCTCACCATCAACTATCTGTTCTATCTCGTCGGCATCGTGCTCGTGGTCGTCGCGGGCATGATTCTCACGGACAAATCGCATCCGCGGCGGCTTTCGGCGGGCACGTTCTGGCTCGTCTATGCGCTCATCTTTCTGATCGGCGACTGGCTGCCGGTGTCGGTCGTCGGCGTGCTGGTCGTGGCGATGGCGCTGATCGCGGGCTTCGGCGGCGTCACCGGCGCGAAGCCGAAGATGCTCTCCGAGGAAACGCGCCGCCAGAGCGCCATGCGCCTCGGCAACAAGCTCTTCGTGCCCGCGCTGACGATTCCCGTCGTCACCGTGATCCTCACGCTCGGCGCGAGCCATCTCGTGTTCGGCGGCAAGCCGCTGATCGAACTGAAGAACGTGACGCTGATCGGCTTCGGCATCGGCTGCGTGATCGCGCTGGCGGTGGCGTGCGTGATGACGCGCGATACCGTCGGCCAGTCGATGCGCGAAACGCGCCGCCTGATCGACGCGCTCTCATGGGCCGCCGTGCTGCCGCAGATGCTCGGCATGCTCGGGCTCGTGTTCTCGGATGCGGGCGTCGGCAAGGCGGTCGCGCACGTCACGACGGCTTACGTGAACATGGATTACCGGCTCGTCGCGGTGGCGGTGTACTGCATCGGCATGGCGCTTTTCACGATGGTCATGGGCAATGGCTTCGCCGCGTTTCCGGTGATGACGGGCGGCGTCGGCGTGCCGATTCTCGTCGGCGTGTTCCACGGCAATCCCGCGACGATGGTCGCCATCGGCATGTTCTCGGGCTACTGCGGCACGCTCATGACGCCGATGGCCGCGAACTTCAACATCGTGCCGGCCGCGCTTTTGGAGTTGCCGGACAAGAACGCGGTCATCAAGGTGCAGGTGCCTACCGCGCTGACGTTGCTGATCGTGAACATCTTCTTGCTGAACTGGCTGATGTTCATTTGA
- a CDS encoding ABC transporter ATP-binding protein, which produces MTDLLTIRNLQVTFGGTQAVDRINLSVKPGEVVGVVGESGSGKSVTMMALMGLIDHPGKVTADQITFDGHDLLKASARARRKIIGKDIAMVFQDALTSLNPSYTVGYQIKEVLRLHEGLRGDALNKRALELLDQVGIPDAKNRIDTFPHQMSGGMNQRVMIAMAVACNPKLLIADEPTTALDVTIQAQIMELLVRLQKERGMALVLISHDLAVVSEVAQRVAVMYAGEIIETNHVPAIFSEPHHPYTEALLAAIPEHSRGAARLAALPGMVPGRDDRPSGCLFAPRCKYVVDDCWKGRPHLYQLDARDAAVRARCIKPLNVAQEVAQAVRAEREAQIVEEGAR; this is translated from the coding sequence ATGACCGATCTACTGACTATCCGTAACCTGCAAGTGACGTTCGGCGGCACGCAAGCGGTCGATCGCATCAACTTATCCGTGAAGCCGGGCGAAGTCGTCGGCGTCGTCGGCGAATCCGGCTCGGGCAAGAGCGTCACGATGATGGCGCTGATGGGCCTCATCGACCATCCCGGCAAAGTCACCGCCGATCAGATCACCTTCGACGGTCACGACCTGCTGAAGGCATCGGCGCGCGCTCGCCGCAAGATCATCGGCAAGGACATCGCGATGGTGTTTCAGGACGCGCTCACGAGCCTGAACCCGAGCTACACCGTCGGTTATCAGATCAAGGAAGTGCTGCGGCTGCACGAAGGCCTGCGCGGCGATGCGCTCAACAAACGCGCGCTCGAACTGCTCGATCAGGTCGGCATTCCGGACGCGAAGAACCGCATCGACACGTTCCCGCATCAGATGTCGGGCGGCATGAATCAGCGCGTGATGATCGCGATGGCGGTCGCGTGCAATCCGAAGCTCCTGATCGCGGACGAACCGACCACCGCGCTCGATGTGACCATTCAGGCGCAGATCATGGAACTGCTCGTGCGCTTGCAGAAGGAGCGCGGCATGGCGCTCGTGCTGATTTCGCACGATCTGGCGGTCGTGTCCGAGGTCGCGCAGCGCGTCGCGGTGATGTACGCGGGCGAGATCATCGAAACGAATCACGTGCCGGCCATCTTCAGCGAGCCGCATCATCCGTACACGGAGGCGTTGCTCGCCGCGATTCCCGAGCACAGCCGCGGCGCGGCGCGTCTCGCGGCGCTGCCGGGCATGGTGCCGGGCCGCGACGACCGGCCGAGCGGCTGTCTGTTCGCGCCGCGCTGCAAGTATGTGGTCGATGACTGCTGGAAGGGCAGGCCGCATCTGTATCAGCTCGACGCGCGGGATGCCGCCGTGCGCGCGCGCTGCATCAAGCCGCTGAATGTGGCGCAGGAAGTCGCGCAAGCGGTGCGCGCCGAACGCGAGGCGCAGATTGTCGAGGAGGGCGCGCGATGA
- a CDS encoding lytic transglycosylase domain-containing protein, producing MSKRFNRVYLAVGYALAAATLVACGTASAVRPDADFSPSADDRVFMQLREAARANDAGRAAALAAQIPNYPAPGYVEYFTIKPQLFDAQGHARPDAPDAPVLSFLQRYDGQAIADRMRNDYLVVLGGRHDWRNFEQQYSRFVLNDDTQVKCYALEARQSRGENIAEAARALLVDPKWYGDGCVDLIAALAESGQFTSDDIWQQIRLAYEQNYTTTGANIVDALGQERPKPELLDNAVNKPPLYLARGVMPNTPAHQLTLLAITRLARNDPAMAAATFSSVAPSLTPAERAIGWGTIGYQAALKRMPSAADWYRLSANAPLSNPAYEWRTRSALLAGDWNMVRWSVEQMPPTLRSQPAWVYWHARAVKQAGDAATANQEFQSIADQYNFYGQLALEELGQKITLPPRTTVSDAEIAQMQSVPGFALSQRFYALNMRLEGNREWNWPLRSMTDRQLLAAAQYAKRIELYDRTVNTADKTKTEHDFTLRYLSPFREIVERDAQSTGLDTEWAYGLIRQESRFIINARSEVGAGGLMQLMPGTAQLVAKKIGLGSLSRAQMNDIDTNILLGTNYLSMIYNQFDNSPVLATAGYNAGPGRPRQWRQDLRAPVEGAVFAETIPFSETRDYVKNVLSNTVYYAALFEGRPQSLKARLGYIAP from the coding sequence ATGTCAAAACGCTTCAACCGAGTATATCTTGCGGTCGGTTACGCCCTTGCCGCCGCGACGCTCGTCGCCTGCGGAACGGCCTCGGCCGTGCGCCCGGACGCCGACTTTTCGCCGTCCGCCGACGACCGCGTCTTCATGCAGTTGCGCGAGGCGGCCCGGGCGAACGACGCCGGCCGTGCCGCCGCGCTCGCCGCGCAAATTCCGAATTATCCGGCGCCGGGTTACGTCGAATACTTCACGATCAAGCCGCAGCTTTTCGATGCGCAAGGCCACGCGCGCCCGGACGCGCCCGACGCGCCAGTGCTCTCGTTCCTGCAACGCTACGACGGTCAGGCCATTGCCGACCGCATGCGCAACGACTACCTCGTGGTGCTCGGCGGCCGTCACGACTGGCGCAACTTCGAGCAGCAATATTCCCGCTTCGTGCTCAATGACGACACACAGGTCAAATGCTATGCGCTCGAAGCGCGGCAGTCGCGCGGCGAGAACATTGCGGAGGCGGCGCGCGCGCTGCTCGTCGATCCGAAATGGTACGGCGACGGCTGCGTCGATCTGATCGCGGCACTCGCGGAGTCGGGCCAGTTCACGAGCGATGACATCTGGCAGCAGATCCGCCTCGCCTATGAGCAAAACTACACGACGACCGGCGCGAATATCGTCGATGCGCTCGGTCAGGAACGGCCGAAGCCCGAACTGCTCGACAACGCCGTCAACAAGCCGCCGCTGTATCTCGCGCGCGGCGTCATGCCGAACACGCCGGCGCATCAACTGACGCTGCTCGCGATCACGCGCCTCGCGCGCAACGATCCGGCGATGGCCGCGGCCACGTTCAGCTCCGTCGCGCCGAGTCTCACGCCGGCGGAGCGCGCGATCGGCTGGGGCACCATCGGCTATCAGGCGGCGTTGAAGCGCATGCCGTCGGCGGCGGACTGGTACCGGCTGTCGGCAAATGCGCCGTTGTCGAATCCGGCGTACGAATGGCGCACGCGCAGCGCGCTGCTCGCGGGCGACTGGAACATGGTGCGCTGGTCCGTCGAGCAGATGCCGCCCACGCTGCGCAGCCAGCCCGCGTGGGTCTACTGGCATGCGCGCGCCGTCAAGCAGGCGGGCGACGCGGCCACGGCGAACCAGGAATTCCAGAGCATCGCGGATCAATACAACTTCTACGGCCAGCTCGCGCTGGAAGAACTCGGCCAGAAGATCACGCTGCCGCCGCGCACGACCGTCTCGGACGCCGAGATCGCGCAGATGCAGTCGGTGCCGGGCTTCGCGCTGTCGCAGCGTTTCTATGCGCTCAACATGCGGCTGGAAGGCAATCGCGAATGGAACTGGCCGCTGCGCAGCATGACTGACCGCCAGTTGCTTGCCGCCGCGCAATATGCAAAGCGCATCGAGTTGTACGACCGCACGGTGAACACCGCCGACAAGACCAAGACCGAGCACGATTTCACGCTGCGGTATCTGTCACCGTTCCGCGAGATCGTCGAGCGCGACGCGCAAAGCACCGGGCTCGACACCGAGTGGGCCTACGGTCTGATTCGCCAGGAGTCGCGCTTCATCATCAATGCGCGCTCGGAAGTGGGCGCGGGCGGCCTCATGCAGTTGATGCCCGGCACGGCGCAACTCGTTGCGAAGAAGATCGGTCTCGGCTCGCTGTCGCGCGCGCAGATGAACGACATCGACACCAACATTCTGCTCGGCACGAACTACCTGTCGATGATCTACAATCAGTTCGACAACTCGCCGGTGCTCGCCACCGCCGGCTACAACGCCGGTCCGGGCAGGCCGCGCCAATGGCGGCAGGATTTGCGCGCGCCGGTTGAGGGCGCGGTTTTTGCTGAAACCATTCCGTTTTCCGAGACGCGCGATTACGTGAAGAACGTGCTGTCGAACACCGTGTAC
- the pxpA gene encoding 5-oxoprolinase subunit PxpA translates to MQIDLNADLGEGCGSDEALLDLVSSANIACGWHAGGATAMRDCVRWAVQKGVAIGAHPSFNDPENFGRKEMDLPPDEIYAGVLYQLGALAAIAKAEGGRIAHVKPHGALYNQAARTPEIADAIAAAVRDFDPSLLVFGLANSGLIDAARRAGLVAIEEVFADRGYRADGSLVPRKEPGALLDDEDAVLERTLSMVRDQRVQAVSGDWVPLNAQTICLHGDGEHALAFARRIRGALADAGIGVRAAQAA, encoded by the coding sequence ATGCAGATCGATCTGAACGCCGATCTCGGCGAAGGCTGCGGCTCCGACGAAGCCCTGCTCGACCTCGTCAGCTCCGCGAACATCGCGTGCGGCTGGCATGCGGGTGGCGCGACTGCCATGCGCGACTGCGTGCGCTGGGCGGTGCAAAAGGGCGTCGCGATCGGCGCGCATCCGAGCTTCAATGATCCGGAGAACTTCGGCCGCAAGGAAATGGACCTGCCGCCCGACGAAATCTACGCCGGCGTGCTGTATCAACTCGGCGCGCTCGCGGCGATCGCGAAGGCGGAAGGCGGGCGCATCGCGCATGTGAAGCCGCACGGCGCGCTCTACAACCAGGCGGCCAGGACGCCCGAAATCGCGGATGCCATCGCCGCCGCCGTGCGCGACTTCGATCCGTCGCTGCTCGTGTTCGGTCTCGCGAATAGCGGACTCATCGACGCGGCGCGGCGCGCGGGGCTCGTCGCCATCGAAGAAGTGTTCGCGGATCGCGGTTATCGCGCGGACGGTTCGCTCGTGCCGCGCAAGGAGCCGGGCGCGCTGCTCGACGACGAAGACGCCGTGCTCGAACGCACGCTCTCGATGGTCCGCGACCAGCGCGTGCAGGCCGTTTCGGGAGACTGGGTGCCGCTCAACGCGCAGACCATCTGCCTGCACGGCGACGGCGAGCACGCGCTGGCGTTCGCCCGGCGCATTCGCGGCGCGCTCGCGGATGCGGGCATCGGCGTTCGCGCCGCTCAAGCCGCCTGA
- a CDS encoding peptide ABC transporter ATP-binding protein, translated as MNAVPKEKTQDIVLAADRLTKHYTVKRSMFTQGTVKALNGVSFELQRGRTLAVVGESGCGKSTLARQLTMIEAPTSGRLLIEGEDVAGASKAKIAELRQRVQMVFQNPFASLNPRKTVEQTLGEPLAINTKLSSTERAERIAQMMRTVGLRPEHASRYPHMFSGGQRQRVAIARAMILDPQIVVADEPVSALDVSIQAQILNLFMDLQQQFGTSYVFISHNLSVVEHIADDVMVMYFGGIAELGDKKTIFANPRHPYTRSLMSATPAIFEEDRRIKIKLQGEMPSPLNPPSGCTFHQRCPYAIERCRVEEPALRVVDGRQVSCHRAEEVGEGDA; from the coding sequence ATGAACGCGGTACCGAAGGAAAAGACGCAGGACATCGTGCTCGCCGCCGACCGGCTCACGAAGCACTACACCGTAAAGCGCAGCATGTTCACACAAGGCACGGTGAAGGCGCTCAACGGCGTGTCGTTCGAATTGCAGCGCGGTCGCACGCTCGCGGTCGTCGGCGAATCGGGTTGCGGCAAGTCCACGCTCGCGCGGCAATTGACGATGATCGAAGCGCCTACGTCCGGCCGCTTGCTGATCGAAGGCGAGGACGTCGCGGGCGCGAGCAAGGCGAAAATCGCGGAACTGCGTCAGCGGGTGCAGATGGTGTTTCAGAACCCGTTTGCATCGCTAAATCCGCGCAAGACCGTCGAGCAGACGCTCGGCGAGCCGCTCGCGATCAACACGAAGCTCTCGTCGACGGAACGCGCCGAGCGCATCGCGCAGATGATGCGCACGGTCGGCTTGCGCCCCGAGCACGCGTCGCGCTATCCGCACATGTTTTCGGGCGGGCAGCGTCAGCGCGTGGCGATCGCGCGGGCGATGATTCTCGATCCGCAAATCGTCGTCGCGGACGAACCGGTGTCGGCGCTCGATGTGTCCATTCAGGCGCAGATTCTCAATCTGTTCATGGATCTGCAGCAGCAGTTCGGCACCAGCTACGTGTTCATTTCGCACAACTTGTCGGTGGTCGAGCACATTGCCGACGATGTGATGGTGATGTACTTTGGCGGCATTGCCGAACTGGGCGACAAGAAGACGATCTTCGCGAATCCGCGGCATCCGTACACGCGCTCGCTGATGTCCGCGACGCCCGCGATCTTCGAGGAAGACCGGCGCATCAAGATCAAGCTGCAAGGCGAGATGCCGTCGCCGCTCAATCCCCCGTCGGGCTGCACGTTCCATCAGCGTTGCCCGTATGCGATCGAGCGGTGCCGCGTCGAGGAGCCGGCGCTGCGAGTGGTCGATGGCCGTCAGGTCTCGTGCCATCGCGCCGAGGAGGTCGGTGAAGGCGACGCCTGA
- a CDS encoding TraB/GumN family protein, producing MAVRSRAIAPRRSVKATPESQAARPVADRARRVASSAAALAVCAALWVAALFARARCMVLASTMAFAIGLTVSPASFAVTGSRAPPGGTPQPAGEASATDVPDPPAQPSRVDRSNGTTASGPVRAQPPHMPFYVATKGATTLYVLGTLHVGFASDYPPEQPFRQSILAALYASPTLALEISPDELLSSQDDVNRYGMCHSECLIDYLPDSMWKKVEARMRSNPAALKELRHTRPWLASMLIETYDTLKAGFQSEYGTEAQLQNVYLRVRGKIVGLETLNEQISTFTRLSSAQQREMLAEDLVQTPAENIADVKELHRLWRIGDADALKAWDDAKSSKLARSKALAAQVDNRVVYERNRRFVARMVQLAAPDKPVFVAIGALHLGGPRGVLELLRKRGFVVAPS from the coding sequence ATGGCCGTCAGGTCTCGTGCCATCGCGCCGAGGAGGTCGGTGAAGGCGACGCCTGAATCGCAGGCGGCGCGGCCGGTCGCTGACCGGGCGCGCCGCGTTGCATCGAGTGCGGCGGCGCTCGCGGTTTGCGCGGCGCTGTGGGTCGCGGCGTTGTTTGCTCGCGCGCGATGCATGGTTCTGGCGTCAACGATGGCGTTTGCAATCGGCCTCACCGTTTCACCCGCGAGTTTCGCCGTCACCGGATCGCGTGCGCCGCCGGGCGGCACGCCGCAGCCCGCCGGCGAGGCCAGCGCGACCGACGTGCCCGATCCGCCCGCGCAGCCGTCGCGCGTGGATCGCAGCAATGGCACCACGGCGAGCGGCCCCGTGCGCGCGCAGCCGCCGCACATGCCGTTCTACGTCGCGACGAAGGGCGCGACGACGCTCTACGTGCTCGGCACGCTGCACGTCGGTTTCGCGAGCGACTATCCGCCCGAGCAGCCTTTTCGCCAGTCGATTCTCGCGGCGCTCTATGCGTCGCCGACCCTCGCGCTCGAAATCTCCCCGGACGAACTGCTGTCGTCGCAAGACGACGTGAACCGCTACGGCATGTGCCATAGCGAATGCCTCATCGACTATTTGCCGGATTCCATGTGGAAGAAAGTCGAAGCGCGCATGCGCAGCAATCCGGCTGCGCTGAAGGAACTGCGGCATACGCGGCCTTGGCTCGCGTCGATGCTGATCGAAACCTACGACACGCTGAAGGCCGGCTTCCAGAGCGAGTACGGCACCGAGGCGCAATTGCAGAACGTCTATCTGCGCGTGCGCGGGAAGATCGTCGGATTGGAGACGTTGAACGAGCAGATTTCGACGTTCACGCGGCTCAGCTCCGCGCAGCAACGCGAGATGCTCGCGGAAGATCTGGTGCAGACGCCGGCCGAGAACATCGCCGACGTGAAGGAGCTGCATCGGCTATGGCGTATTGGCGATGCCGACGCGCTCAAGGCCTGGGACGACGCGAAAAGCAGCAAGCTCGCGCGGTCGAAGGCACTCGCCGCGCAAGTGGACAACCGCGTGGTCTACGAGCGCAACCGGCGCTTCGTCGCGCGGATGGTGCAGCTTGCCGCGCCCGACAAGCCGGTGTTCGTGGCCATCGGCGCGCTGCATTTGGGCGGGCCGCGCGGCGTGCTTGAGTTGCTGAGAAAGCGCGGGTTCGTGGTCGCGCCTTCCTGA
- the pxpB gene encoding 5-oxoprolinase subunit PxpB → MTRPRIYPLGESALVCDVAPPATIDCQRRIWTLADYARLLPHVVEVVPGMNNLTIVFDPLEADYDSLAAQLDAQWDVAGHADTEGTQIDIPVRYGGDDGPDLVALAEHVGLSVDEVVKRHTQAEYIVFFLGFQPGFAYLGGLDPALHMPRRREPRLEVPAGSVGIGGAQTGIYPATSPGGWQLLGRTDVKLFDPARNPPTLMQPGDRVRFTAVEVRA, encoded by the coding sequence ATGACCAGACCACGAATCTATCCGCTCGGCGAAAGCGCGCTCGTCTGCGACGTCGCGCCGCCCGCCACGATCGACTGCCAGCGCCGCATCTGGACGCTCGCGGATTACGCGCGCCTCTTGCCGCATGTCGTGGAAGTCGTGCCGGGCATGAACAATCTGACGATCGTGTTCGATCCGCTCGAGGCCGACTACGACAGCCTCGCGGCGCAACTCGACGCGCAATGGGACGTCGCGGGCCACGCCGACACGGAAGGCACGCAGATAGACATTCCGGTGCGCTACGGCGGCGACGACGGCCCCGACCTCGTGGCGCTGGCCGAGCACGTCGGCTTGTCGGTCGATGAAGTCGTGAAGCGTCATACGCAAGCCGAATACATCGTGTTCTTTCTCGGCTTCCAGCCGGGCTTCGCCTATCTCGGCGGGCTCGATCCCGCGCTGCACATGCCGCGCCGCCGCGAGCCGCGTCTCGAAGTGCCGGCGGGATCGGTTGGCATCGGCGGGGCGCAGACGGGCATTTATCCGGCGACGTCGCCGGGAGGCTGGCAACTGCTCGGCCGCACGGACGTGAAGCTCTTCGACCCGGCGCGCAATCCGCCGACGCTGATGCAGCCCGGCGACCGTGTGCGCTTCACCGCGGTGGAGGTGCGCGCATGA
- a CDS encoding biotin-dependent carboxyltransferase family protein, whose amino-acid sequence MIDVIRAGVLSSVQDLGRPGYRHLGVSSGGALDALSLEIGNRIVGNRPDAAGIEVTFGPTVLRFKRATRIAITGTDFGATLDDVPVYSWWSLPVRAGQELTLRAAKRGMRCYVCIAGGIDVLPMLGSRSTDLGACFGGLGGRALRDGDRLPVGVPQPHKGIAFSPEEPAFGVKAPAWCKFVLVDEPVRRGRHAPGLAWAAPIRVLRGPEYASFTDESQRDFWDDEWTITPNSNRMGFRLAGTPLERRAKTELLSHAVLPGTIQVPPNGQPIILMGDAQTTGGYPKIGAVIKADLWKLAQVRLNGGVRFVETSVEEARHALAEERQYVSQVETAIAMHEERIGR is encoded by the coding sequence ATGATCGACGTGATTCGCGCGGGCGTGCTCTCCTCGGTGCAGGACCTGGGCCGCCCCGGTTACCGGCATCTCGGCGTCAGTTCGGGCGGTGCGCTCGATGCGCTGTCGCTCGAAATCGGCAATCGCATCGTCGGCAACCGGCCGGATGCGGCGGGCATCGAAGTGACGTTCGGGCCGACCGTGCTGCGCTTCAAGCGCGCGACGCGCATCGCCATCACGGGCACGGACTTCGGCGCGACGCTCGACGACGTGCCGGTCTATTCGTGGTGGAGCCTGCCTGTTCGCGCGGGCCAGGAACTGACGCTGCGGGCGGCCAAGCGCGGCATGCGCTGCTACGTGTGCATCGCGGGCGGCATCGACGTGTTGCCGATGCTCGGCTCGCGCAGCACCGATCTCGGCGCGTGCTTCGGCGGACTCGGCGGACGCGCGCTGCGCGACGGCGATCGCTTGCCGGTTGGCGTGCCGCAGCCGCACAAAGGCATCGCGTTCTCGCCGGAAGAACCCGCGTTCGGCGTGAAAGCGCCCGCGTGGTGCAAGTTCGTTCTCGTCGATGAACCCGTGCGTCGCGGCCGCCACGCGCCCGGCCTCGCGTGGGCCGCGCCGATCCGCGTGCTGCGCGGCCCGGAGTACGCGAGCTTCACCGACGAGTCGCAGCGCGACTTCTGGGACGACGAATGGACCATCACGCCGAATAGCAACCGCATGGGCTTCCGGCTCGCCGGCACGCCGCTCGAGCGCCGCGCGAAGACGGAACTGCTCTCGCACGCGGTGCTGCCCGGCACGATTCAGGTTCCGCCGAACGGCCAGCCGATCATCCTCATGGGCGACGCGCAGACCACGGGCGGCTATCCGAAGATCGGGGCGGTCATCAAGGCCGACTTGTGGAAGCTCGCGCAAGTGCGGCTGAACGGCGGCGTGCGCTTCGTCGAGACATCGGTGGAGGAAGCGCGCCACGCGCTCGCCGAAGAACGCCAGTACGTGAGCCAGGTGGAAACGGCCATCGCCATGCACGAAGAACGCATCGGGCGATGA
- a CDS encoding DUF969 domain-containing protein: MATAVNLWPLIGVAVIIVGFVLRFNPMLIVAAAAIVTGLAAHFPPERILTAIGSGFLKTRNIPLIILLPLAVIGLLERHGLRERAQIWISSIRAATAGRLLIVYLLVRELTAAVGLTGLGGHPQMVRPLLAPMAEGATEARHGKLSDAVRFKLRAYAAATDNVGLFFGEDIFVAFGAIVLMVTFLKEAGIVVEPMHVAVWGIPTAICAFLIHGFRLWLLDRQLTRELDALTRNVAGEKA; encoded by the coding sequence ATGGCAACCGCAGTCAATTTATGGCCGCTCATTGGCGTGGCCGTCATCATCGTGGGCTTCGTGCTGCGCTTCAATCCGATGCTGATCGTGGCCGCCGCCGCGATCGTCACCGGCCTGGCGGCGCACTTTCCGCCGGAGCGCATTCTCACGGCCATCGGCAGCGGCTTTCTGAAGACGCGCAACATTCCGCTCATCATTTTGCTGCCGCTCGCGGTGATCGGCCTGCTCGAACGCCACGGGCTGCGCGAGCGCGCGCAGATCTGGATTTCGAGCATTCGCGCGGCGACGGCCGGGCGTCTTCTGATCGTCTATCTGCTCGTGCGTGAGCTGACGGCGGCGGTCGGGCTGACGGGCCTGGGCGGTCATCCGCAGATGGTGCGGCCGCTTCTCGCGCCGATGGCCGAAGGCGCGACCGAAGCGCGTCACGGCAAGCTCTCGGACGCCGTGCGCTTCAAGCTGCGCGCGTATGCGGCGGCGACCGACAACGTGGGCCTCTTCTTCGGCGAAGACATCTTCGTGGCGTTCGGCGCGATCGTGCTGATGGTCACGTTCCTGAAGGAAGCGGGCATTGTCGTGGAGCCGATGCACGTCGCCGTCTGGGGCATCCCCACGGCCATCTGCGCGTTCCTGATCCACGGCTTCCGGCTGTGGCTGCTCGACCGCCAACTGACGCGCGAACTCGACGCACTGACGCGCAACGTCGCGGGAGAAAAGGCATGA
- a CDS encoding winged helix DNA-binding protein: MSRQPTKIVSSEHLVSETSAELSEFEYALIMASNAFNRWMVRCMSAAGAKDMTAVEVSLLHHVNHRDRKKKLADICFVLNIEDTHVATYALKKLVTRGYVTSEKAGKEVFFTTTPAGRELCGKYREVRESCLISALRESRLTNEQIGEAAQLMRNASGLYDTAARAAASL, translated from the coding sequence ATGTCGCGTCAGCCAACCAAGATCGTGTCGTCCGAGCACCTCGTCTCCGAAACCAGCGCGGAACTCTCCGAATTCGAGTACGCGCTCATCATGGCGAGCAACGCGTTCAACCGATGGATGGTGCGCTGCATGTCGGCGGCGGGCGCGAAGGACATGACGGCGGTGGAAGTGTCGCTGCTGCATCACGTGAACCATCGCGACCGCAAGAAGAAGCTCGCGGACATCTGCTTCGTGCTGAATATCGAGGACACGCATGTGGCGACCTACGCGCTCAAGAAACTCGTGACGCGCGGCTATGTGACGAGCGAGAAGGCCGGCAAGGAAGTGTTCTTCACGACGACACCGGCGGGGCGCGAGCTGTGCGGCAAGTACCGCGAGGTGCGGGAAAGCTGCTTGATTTCCGCGCTGCGCGAAAGCCGGCTGACCAACGAACAGATCGGCGAGGCGGCGCAACTGATGCGCAACGCATCCGGCCTCTACGACACCGCCGCGCGCGCGGCAGCGTCGCTCTAG
- a CDS encoding 5-formyltetrahydrofolate cyclo-ligase, whose amino-acid sequence MEREVVQRSVESIARNVCAEPVRAEPKSALRATLLARREAQAEDPAQAARNAALGERLRALLDERAVRRIGFYWPVAGEFDARAVIADWLASDDDREAALPVVVQPHAPMAFHAWHAQSPMKPGRYRIPVPEEERVVVPELLLVPCVGFDSDRYRLGYGGGYYDRTLAAWPVAKKPATIGIAYEMGKLGALPRESHDMPLDAIVTEAARY is encoded by the coding sequence CTGGAGCGCGAGGTGGTCCAAAGATCGGTTGAAAGCATAGCACGCAACGTTTGCGCGGAACCTGTCCGCGCGGAGCCGAAGAGCGCCCTGCGCGCCACGCTGCTCGCGCGCCGCGAGGCGCAAGCCGAAGACCCGGCGCAAGCGGCGCGCAACGCGGCGCTGGGCGAACGGCTGCGCGCGCTGCTCGATGAGCGCGCGGTCCGGCGCATCGGTTTTTACTGGCCGGTGGCGGGCGAATTCGACGCGCGCGCGGTCATCGCGGATTGGCTCGCATCGGACGATGATCGCGAGGCCGCGCTGCCGGTCGTCGTGCAGCCGCATGCGCCGATGGCCTTTCACGCATGGCACGCGCAATCGCCGATGAAGCCGGGCCGCTATCGCATTCCGGTGCCGGAAGAAGAGAGAGTCGTGGTGCCTGAATTGCTGCTCGTGCCGTGCGTCGGGTTCGATTCGGACCGATACCGCCTCGGCTACGGCGGCGGCTATTACGACCGCACGCTCGCCGCGTGGCCGGTCGCGAAGAAGCCCGCGACCATCGGCATAGCGTATGAAATGGGCAAGCTCGGCGCGCTGCCGCGCGAATCGCACGACATGCCGCTCGATGCGATCGTCACCGAAGCGGCGCGCTACTGA